Below is a genomic region from Spartinivicinus marinus.
TTAACCCGCAAATAGCAACTGCCAGTGAGTTCAAATGTAATCAAACATTACGAATGGCTATTGGCACACAACGAGAACCTTTTGTTATAAAACAAAAAAATACAACTATTTCTGGGTTTGATATTGATTTATTGCGATCAGTTGTTAAACAATCAGGTTGCAAACTTAAACTAATCAATAATAAAGACCTAACCTGGGAAAAGCGTTTAAGCATGATAAAGAAAGGAGAGCTAGACATTGCTTCTGGCGCCTCTTGGGATAATAGCCGAGCAGAGTGGGCTCATTATAGTTTCCCTTATCGTAATGAATATGCTGGTATTTACATCAAAAGATCTGATGAAAATCGCTTTGCTAACAAAACCTTACCCGAACTATTATCAGGCTCCTTCACATTAGGTGTTACTAAAGCTAATACCTATGGTTCTAAAATAGATACTTTATTAGCCAGCCATAAAAATCAATTGTATTTTGTAACTGACTCTTCAGATTTTTATCCACTATTAAGCCAAGGAAAAATCGATGGTTTTATTGGCTATCCTGTGACAGAAATCATTCAACTGATCAGAAATAATTTAGATGATAAATTTTCTTTACACTATGAAACTGTCATAAAAACTGGGCAAGTACACTATTTATTAAGTAAAGAAACCATTTCTCCAGAGTTATTTAATGCATTTAATTCTGCATTAGTAGCACTTAGATCAAACGGGGGCTATGATAAAATCGTTAAAAAATATTCTATCAGTTATGGAATTAGCACTTGGTAGAAGAAGGCAAGATATGCGCCTTCTTCTATAGGTTAGGTATATCATTTATTAACCCTTATGCAGTACAGTCTTGGAGTATCCAAGTTTTCCACTTTTCTTCATACTGTTTAATCCATTTATCTGCTGCCTCATTGTGGGACATTTTATCTACATCTACCCAGACAGCAACCTCTGCTATCATCTCATTAGAAAAATTAAAATTATTAACTAGCTTATAGACACAAGGCCATTTAGATTTCATTTTTACAGAAAGCATTTTTTTCAACCAACCACCTTTAGGGCTACCACAATCAATTTTTTTGTTTTAACAACTGCGCTTTATATACAATTTTCAATTTAGTTTAACTTCCATTAGTAGACTATATTTACAATAGTATATAAGCCTATTAAATTGCTATTTAAAATGTGCATTTATAACCTTTTGCTTCAAAGCATCATATTATCGATGTCAGTTTCAATGTCAGAGTTTGCTATTGGAAGCTCTAATGAACGGATAAAAATAGTGATAAATGACTGGACCAGCCAGATTGTTATGTCAAATATCGCAGCTATTTTTTTTCAAGAGATGGGTTATAAAGCTTCCTTTGTTCAACTAACGACTGATGCTCAGTGGAGTATGATCAGCAGAGGACATATTCATTTACAGTTAGAAGTGTGGGAAGGTACCATGGCTACCCAATACCAAAAACTGATGGATAACAATAGAATTATTGATCTTGGTAACCACAATGCTAAAACTCGGGAAGACTGGTGGTATCCTGACTATGTAGAAGAACAATGCCCTGGCCTACCAGATTGGAAAGCGCTTCTTGGCTGCTCAGAATTATTTACAAATGAGAAGTCTAATGGTAAAGGTATTTACTTAGGTGGCCCATGGGAAAAACCAGATGCCAAACGAATAAGAGTATTAGGGCTTAATTTTAATGTAGAAAGGGTTTCTCATGGCGATCAACTATGGATCGAACTAGAACAAGCTTACAATAAAAGAAAACCCATAGTGCTTTTCAACTGGACACCAAACTGGATTGAGTATAAATACAAAGGCAAATTTGTAGAGTTTCCAGAATACTCTACAAAATGCGAGACAGATCCATCATGGGGAATTAATCCAGAAGCAACTTATGATTGTGGCAACCCTAAAAATGGTTGGCTAAAAAAAATTGCCTGGATTAAATTTCCCAATAAATGGCCTTGTGCCTATCAAGTTGCAAATAAAATGAATTTTACCAATGAATTAATTGCCGAACTTGTTTACTGGGTAGATGGGCAATATTTAACCCATCTACAAGCCGCACAACAATGGATTAAAACTAAAAAGCATATCTGGCAACAATGGATACCACCTGAGTGCAAAAGAGACTCTATGAGTATTTATGATGAATAATGCAGCTTAAACTACAGCT
It encodes:
- a CDS encoding ABC transporter substrate-binding protein, coding for MSVSMSEFAIGSSNERIKIVINDWTSQIVMSNIAAIFFQEMGYKASFVQLTTDAQWSMISRGHIHLQLEVWEGTMATQYQKLMDNNRIIDLGNHNAKTREDWWYPDYVEEQCPGLPDWKALLGCSELFTNEKSNGKGIYLGGPWEKPDAKRIRVLGLNFNVERVSHGDQLWIELEQAYNKRKPIVLFNWTPNWIEYKYKGKFVEFPEYSTKCETDPSWGINPEATYDCGNPKNGWLKKIAWIKFPNKWPCAYQVANKMNFTNELIAELVYWVDGQYLTHLQAAQQWIKTKKHIWQQWIPPECKRDSMSIYDE
- a CDS encoding glycine betaine ABC transporter substrate-binding protein, producing MLSVKMKSKWPCVYKLVNNFNFSNEMIAEVAVWVDVDKMSHNEAADKWIKQYEEKWKTWILQDCTA
- a CDS encoding substrate-binding periplasmic protein — its product is MKYRIFFSCLFIWFNPQIATASEFKCNQTLRMAIGTQREPFVIKQKNTTISGFDIDLLRSVVKQSGCKLKLINNKDLTWEKRLSMIKKGELDIASGASWDNSRAEWAHYSFPYRNEYAGIYIKRSDENRFANKTLPELLSGSFTLGVTKANTYGSKIDTLLASHKNQLYFVTDSSDFYPLLSQGKIDGFIGYPVTEIIQLIRNNLDDKFSLHYETVIKTGQVHYLLSKETISPELFNAFNSALVALRSNGGYDKIVKKYSISYGISTW